From the genome of Gorilla gorilla gorilla isolate KB3781 chromosome 4, NHGRI_mGorGor1-v2.1_pri, whole genome shotgun sequence, one region includes:
- the PTRH2 gene encoding peptidyl-tRNA hydrolase 2, mitochondrial isoform X1 produces the protein MSTKCPSVSPVSGEMKKRKTITLEMKLKIIAQHEGGKPVMAIARELGLSQSTISTILRDKKRISDAAKSSASVKSTVITKKRAGPIDDMEKLLVMWMEDQIQKRIPLSLLMIQAKARSLFNMLKDRASDPTYTQMFKASHGWFQRFKRRHNFHNVKITGEAARAGNEGAIAFKEQLHRIIMAKDLCNRELIALEEERGKGVEAVEEVTPTAPRKFTAKKLAEAFAAISSGLQMLEEMDVNYERFATVDRQIQDALACYREIYSEKKKQAVRSKLDIFLKNNAMLAKPSTSVDVPMPSTTYSRCSSEEREIEDPIASPSSSN, from the coding sequence ATGTCTACAAAATGTCCATCAGTGTCTCCTGTTTCTGGTGagatgaagaagaggaagacaaTTACTCTTGAAATGAAACTCAAGATAATTGCCCAGCATGAAGGTGGCAAGCCAGTAATGGCCATTGCACGTGAGTTAGGACTTTCGCAATCCACGATTTCAACCATCTTAAGGGATAAGAAGCGAATCAGTGATGCAGCGAAATCGTCAGCATCAGTTAAATCCACTGTCATCACAAAGAAAAGGGCTGGACCAATTGATGATATGGAAAAATTACTTGTTATGTGGATGGAAGACCAGATACAGAAGCGTATACCACTTAGCCTACTGATGATCCAGGCTAAGGCAAGAAGTCTTTTTAATATGCTAAAAGACCGTGCCAGTGATCCTACATATACACAGATGTTTAAAGCAAGTCATGGATGGTTCCAGCGCTTCAAAAGGCGTCATAATTTTCACAATGTAAAGATCACTGGTGAGGCAGCACGTGCTGGTAATGAAGGTGCCATAGCTTTTAAGGAACAGCTGCATAGGATAATTATGGCTAAAGATCTTTGCAATAGGGAGCTGATTGCACTGGAGGAAGAAAGAGGTAAAGGCGTTGAGGCAGTGGAAGAAGTTACACCCACGGCACCTAGAAAGTTCACAGCAAAGAAACTGGCAGAGGCATTTGCCGCTATCAGCAGTGGCCTACAGATGTTAGAAGAAATGGACGTCAATTACGAGAGATTCGCCACAGTTGACAGGCAGATACAGGATGCTCTTGCTTGCTACAGAGAAATATATagtgaaaagaagaaacaagctGTACGGTCAAAACTTGATATCTTCCTGAAGAACAACGCTATGCTTGCTAAACCATCAACTAGTGTTGATGTCCCAATGCCTTCTACCACCTATTCTCGATGTTCatcagaagagagagaaattgaggACCCTATTGCATCCCCATCATCCAGCAATTAA
- the PTRH2 gene encoding peptidyl-tRNA hydrolase 2, mitochondrial isoform X2 — MKKRKTITLEMKLKIIAQHEGGKPVMAIARELGLSQSTISTILRDKKRISDAAKSSASVKSTVITKKRAGPIDDMEKLLVMWMEDQIQKRIPLSLLMIQAKARSLFNMLKDRASDPTYTQMFKASHGWFQRFKRRHNFHNVKITGEAARAGNEGAIAFKEQLHRIIMAKDLCNRELIALEEERGKGVEAVEEVTPTAPRKFTAKKLAEAFAAISSGLQMLEEMDVNYERFATVDRQIQDALACYREIYSEKKKQAVRSKLDIFLKNNAMLAKPSTSVDVPMPSTTYSRCSSEEREIEDPIASPSSSN, encoded by the coding sequence atgaagaagaggaagacaaTTACTCTTGAAATGAAACTCAAGATAATTGCCCAGCATGAAGGTGGCAAGCCAGTAATGGCCATTGCACGTGAGTTAGGACTTTCGCAATCCACGATTTCAACCATCTTAAGGGATAAGAAGCGAATCAGTGATGCAGCGAAATCGTCAGCATCAGTTAAATCCACTGTCATCACAAAGAAAAGGGCTGGACCAATTGATGATATGGAAAAATTACTTGTTATGTGGATGGAAGACCAGATACAGAAGCGTATACCACTTAGCCTACTGATGATCCAGGCTAAGGCAAGAAGTCTTTTTAATATGCTAAAAGACCGTGCCAGTGATCCTACATATACACAGATGTTTAAAGCAAGTCATGGATGGTTCCAGCGCTTCAAAAGGCGTCATAATTTTCACAATGTAAAGATCACTGGTGAGGCAGCACGTGCTGGTAATGAAGGTGCCATAGCTTTTAAGGAACAGCTGCATAGGATAATTATGGCTAAAGATCTTTGCAATAGGGAGCTGATTGCACTGGAGGAAGAAAGAGGTAAAGGCGTTGAGGCAGTGGAAGAAGTTACACCCACGGCACCTAGAAAGTTCACAGCAAAGAAACTGGCAGAGGCATTTGCCGCTATCAGCAGTGGCCTACAGATGTTAGAAGAAATGGACGTCAATTACGAGAGATTCGCCACAGTTGACAGGCAGATACAGGATGCTCTTGCTTGCTACAGAGAAATATATagtgaaaagaagaaacaagctGTACGGTCAAAACTTGATATCTTCCTGAAGAACAACGCTATGCTTGCTAAACCATCAACTAGTGTTGATGTCCCAATGCCTTCTACCACCTATTCTCGATGTTCatcagaagagagagaaattgaggACCCTATTGCATCCCCATCATCCAGCAATTAA
- the PTRH2 gene encoding peptidyl-tRNA hydrolase 2, mitochondrial isoform X4 has translation MISSKSLVMEYLAHPSTLGLAVGVACGMCLGWSLRVCFGMLPKSKTSKTHTDTESEASILGDSGEYKMILVVRNDLKMGKGKVAAQCSHAAVSAYKQIQRRNPEMLKQWEYCGQPKVVVKAPDEETLIALLAHAKMLGLTVSLIQDAGRTQIAPGSQTVLGIGPGPADLIDKVTGHLKLY, from the exons ATG aTATCCTCCAAATCCTTGGTTATGGAATATTTGGCTCATCCCAGTACACTCGGCTTGGCTGTTGGAGTTgcttgtggcatgtgcctgggcTGGAGCCTTCGAGTATGCTTTGGGATGCTCCCCAAAAGCAAGACGAGCAAGACACACACAGATACTGAAAGTGAAGCAAGCATCTTGGGAGACAGCGGGGAGTACAAGATGATTCTTGTGGTTCGAAATGACTTAAAGATGGGAAAAGGGAAAGTGGCTGCCCAGTGCTCTCATGCTGCTGTTTCAGCCTACAAGCAGATTCAAAGAAGAAATCCTGAAATGCTCAAACAATGGGAATACTGTGGCCAGCCCAAGGTGGTGGTCAAAGCTCCTGATGAAGAAACCCTGATTGCATTATTGGCCCATGCAAAAATGCTGGGACTGACTGTAAGTTTAATTCAAGATGCTGGACGTACTCAGATTGCACCAGGCTCTCAAACTGTCCTAGGGATTGGGCCAGGACCAGCAGACCTAATTGACAAAGTCACTGGTCACCTAAAACTTTACTAG
- the PTRH2 gene encoding peptidyl-tRNA hydrolase 2, mitochondrial isoform X3, whose translation MWMLESFLIHWWWARGCWKQGAGIRSKISSKSLVMEYLAHPSTLGLAVGVACGMCLGWSLRVCFGMLPKSKTSKTHTDTESEASILGDSGEYKMILVVRNDLKMGKGKVAAQCSHAAVSAYKQIQRRNPEMLKQWEYCGQPKVVVKAPDEETLIALLAHAKMLGLTVSLIQDAGRTQIAPGSQTVLGIGPGPADLIDKVTGHLKLY comes from the exons ATGTGGATGCTTGAATCATTTCTAATACACTGGTGGTGGGCAAGAGGGTGTTGGAAACAGGGTGCAGGCATAAGATCAAAG aTATCCTCCAAATCCTTGGTTATGGAATATTTGGCTCATCCCAGTACACTCGGCTTGGCTGTTGGAGTTgcttgtggcatgtgcctgggcTGGAGCCTTCGAGTATGCTTTGGGATGCTCCCCAAAAGCAAGACGAGCAAGACACACACAGATACTGAAAGTGAAGCAAGCATCTTGGGAGACAGCGGGGAGTACAAGATGATTCTTGTGGTTCGAAATGACTTAAAGATGGGAAAAGGGAAAGTGGCTGCCCAGTGCTCTCATGCTGCTGTTTCAGCCTACAAGCAGATTCAAAGAAGAAATCCTGAAATGCTCAAACAATGGGAATACTGTGGCCAGCCCAAGGTGGTGGTCAAAGCTCCTGATGAAGAAACCCTGATTGCATTATTGGCCCATGCAAAAATGCTGGGACTGACTGTAAGTTTAATTCAAGATGCTGGACGTACTCAGATTGCACCAGGCTCTCAAACTGTCCTAGGGATTGGGCCAGGACCAGCAGACCTAATTGACAAAGTCACTGGTCACCTAAAACTTTACTAG